A single region of the Lotus japonicus ecotype B-129 chromosome 4, LjGifu_v1.2 genome encodes:
- the LOC130713494 gene encoding autophagy-related protein 101 — MNCEVCQLKELEVEHFEIREILRCILHTVVFHRALGLVRPKDVDMELFDVTYVQCGELELEKKIEEKIEQFICWVEKHPNKKSQICLSFYEVKNKQVSWFSNKIERLYWEQWYINLNVAQHQKAHSSKSHLSKVVDPGEGALEDRNARSATLEASLREVLFQIIKFVNEKKDHVPPIPNLEGAISFPYEITIPSSSDSAFGMDMIKRMLQTGHPTMLS, encoded by the exons ATGAACTGTGAAGTTTGCCAGCTCAAGGAACTG GAAGTGGAGCACTTTGAGATACGCGAAATCCTGCGAT GCATATTGCACACGGTCGTGTTTCATCGCGCGTTGGGTCTCGTTCGTCCCAAAGATGTTGACATGGAACTATTTGATGTCACCTAC GTGCAATGCGGAGAGTTGGAGCTTGAGAAGAAAATAGAAGAGAAGATTGAGCAGTTCATTTGTTGGGTGGAGAAGCATCCTAACAAAAAGAGTCAG ATATGCTTATCATTCTATGAGGTGAAAAATAAGCAGGTATCTTGGTTCAGTAACAAAATTGAACGCTTGTATTGGGAACAGTGGTATATTAATCTGAATGTGGCCCAGCATCAGAAGGCACACTCTAGCAAGTCTCATCTTTCCAAAGTTGTTGATCCCGGAG AGGGAGCACTGGAAGATAGAAATGCTCGAAGTGCAACACTTGAAGCATCGCTGCGTGAGGttttatttcaaataataaaatttgtgAACGAGAAGAAGGACCATGTTCCGCCAATACCAAATCTTGAGGGCGCTATTTCATTTCCCTATGAAATTACAATACCTAG TTCGTCGGATTCTGCATTTGGGATGGACATGATCAAGAGAATGCTCCAGACTGGGCATCCAACAATGCTAAGTTGA
- the LOC130713495 gene encoding putative inactive methylesterase 20, with protein MDRENCRDRKHYVLVHGACHGAWCWYKVKPLLESAGHQITVLDLAASGINMKKIEEVDTVSEYSEPLLKLMASIPPYEKVVLVGHSLGGINIALAMDKFPEKVAVGVFLTAFMPDTQHKPSYVMEKFSTKDKEKDGNCQRKWNVAIMEVEVVQGVT; from the exons ATGGATAGAGAAAATTGTAGGGATCGGAAGCATTATGTGCTCGTGCATGGTGCTTGCCATGGTGCTTGGTGTTGGTACAAGGTTAAGCCACTCCTTGAATCTGCAGGGCACCAGATCACAGTGCTTGATCTTGCAGCTTCTGGAATCAACATGAAGAAAATTGAAGAGGTTGACACTGTTTCAGAGTACTCTGAGCCTCTTTTAAAGCTCATGGCTTCAATTCCCCCATACGAAAAGGTAGTTCTCGTGGGTCACAGCCTTGGAGGTATCAACATAGCACTTGCCATGGACAAATTTCCAGAAAAGGTAGCAGTTGGTGTTTTCTTGACAGCTTTTATGCCGGACACTCAGCACAAACCTTCTTATGTCATGGAAAAG TTCTCGACTAAAGACAAGGAAAAAGATGGCAACTGTCAAAGAAAGTGGAACGTGGCAATTATGGAGGTGGAAGTGGTGCAAGGAGTTACCTGA